The following are encoded together in the Vigna unguiculata cultivar IT97K-499-35 chromosome 2, ASM411807v1, whole genome shotgun sequence genome:
- the LOC114174114 gene encoding probable pectinesterase 68 encodes MASLSVSLQVVLVVFTCIFHATTVTSTAHHDLTFRTFSANSSKNQPWVGPIGYRKITVDINGGGHYRSVQDAVDAVPDNNRRNILIQINAGCYKEKVVVPVTKPYITFEGAGKEVTVIEWHDRASDPGPSGQQLRTYRTASVTVFASYFSARNISFKNTAPAPMPGMQGWQAVAFRISGDKAYFSGCGFYGAQDTLCDDAGRHYFKECYIEGSIDFIFGNGRSMYKDCWLHSIASRFGSIAAQDRKQEEEKTGFAFVGCRVTGTGPLYVGRAMGQYSRIIYSYTYFDDIVAHGGWDDWDHADNKNKTVFFGVYKCWGPGAEAVRGVSLARDLDFETAHPFIRKSFVNGRHWIAPSDA; translated from the exons ATGGCTTCTCTCTCAGTGTCACTGCAAGTAGTGCTCGTGGTTTTCACCTGCATATTCCATGCAACAACAGTGACGTCTACAGCCCACCACGACCTTACCTTCAGGACATTTTCCGCCAACTCCTCCAAGAACCAGCCCTGGGTCGGACCCATCGGCTACCGTAAAATAACGGTCGACATTAACGGCGGCGGCCACTACCGGTCCGTTCAAGACGCCGTGGATGCCGTCCCAGACAACAACAGAAGGAATATCCTCATTCAAATCAACGCCGGATGCTAcaa AGAAAAGGTGGTGGTACCCGTGACGAAGCCGTACATAACGTTTGAGGGTGCGGGTAAAGAAGTGACTGTGATAGAATGGCACGACCGAGCCAGTGACCCTGGTCCCAGTGGACAGCAGCTTCGTACTTACAGAACCGCTTCTGTTACTGTTTTTGCCAGCTATTTTTCTGCCAGGAACATCAGCttcaag AACACAGCGCCGGCACCGATGCCGGGGATGCAGGGATGGCAGGCGGTGGCGTTTCGCATTTCCGGCGACAAGGCATATTTCTCCGGCTGCGGGTTCTACGGTGCACAGGACACACTTTGTGACGATGCTGGTAGACATTACTTCAAGGAATGCTATATTGAAGGATCCATCGATTTCATTTTTGGCAATGGCAGGTCCATGTACAAG GATTGCTGGCTGCACTCAATAGCAAGCAGGTTTGGGTCGATAGCGGCCCAAGACAGGAAGCAGGAGGAAGAGAAGACAGGGTTCGCATTCGTGGGATGCAGGGTGACAGGTACAGGTCCATTGTATGTGGGACGAGCAATGGGACAGTATTCCAGAATCATCTATTCCTACACATACTTCGATGACATTGTTGCACATGGTGGTTGGGATGATTGGGACCATGCCGACAATAAGAATAA GACCGTGTTCTTCGGAGTGTACAAGTGTTGGGGACCAGGAGCAGAGGCTGTAAGAGGGGTTTCACTGGCACGAGACTTAGATTTTGAAACGGCTCATCCATTTATCAGGAAGAGTTTCGTCAATGGCAGACACTGGATTGCACCATCTGATGCTTAG